A region from the Vibrio sp. SS-MA-C1-2 genome encodes:
- the rlmB gene encoding 23S rRNA (guanosine(2251)-2'-O)-methyltransferase RlmB, whose product MSNNMIYGIHAIKAVLENDPARIIEVFVLKGRQDDRLLPLLNELQQIGISIQQMGRKALDDKSKGASHQGVIARVKAAKQLNETDLDELLEGQQAPLLLVLDGVTDPHNLGACLRNADAAGVTAVIVPKDRSAQVTATASKVACGAAEVMPLIRVTNLARTMRHLQEQGVWFVGTAGEATHDLYQSKLQGPLAIVMGAEGDGMRRLTKETCDELISIPMAGSVSSLNVSVATGICLFEAVRQRQVKA is encoded by the coding sequence ATGAGTAACAATATGATTTATGGTATTCATGCCATTAAAGCGGTATTAGAGAATGATCCTGCACGTATTATTGAAGTATTTGTTCTAAAGGGACGTCAAGATGATCGTCTGCTGCCACTTCTTAATGAGCTGCAGCAGATTGGGATATCTATTCAGCAGATGGGACGTAAAGCGCTAGATGACAAATCTAAAGGCGCTTCCCATCAAGGTGTGATTGCGCGTGTAAAAGCCGCTAAGCAGTTAAATGAAACTGACCTTGATGAATTACTTGAAGGACAACAAGCACCTCTATTACTGGTATTAGATGGTGTCACAGACCCTCATAACTTAGGGGCTTGTCTACGAAATGCGGATGCAGCGGGTGTCACCGCCGTGATTGTACCCAAAGATCGCTCAGCCCAAGTGACAGCCACTGCGAGTAAAGTTGCGTGTGGCGCAGCAGAAGTGATGCCATTGATCCGAGTGACTAACTTAGCTCGTACTATGCGCCACCTTCAAGAGCAAGGGGTCTGGTTTGTTGGAACGGCAGGGGAAGCGACTCACGACCTCTACCAAAGTAAACTGCAAGGCCCATTAGCGATTGTCATGGGTGCAGAAGGTGATGGCATGCGTCGACTAACTAAAGAGACTTGTGACGAATTGATCTCGATTCCAATGGCTGGATCGGTTTCCAGTTTGAATGTCTCTGTCGCAACGGGTATTTGTCTTTTTGAAGCAGTGCGTCAGCGTCAAGTAAAAGCTTAA
- the rpsR gene encoding 30S ribosomal protein S18 — protein MARFFRRRKFCRFTADGVTEIDYKDVVTLKNYVTEAGKIVPSRITGTRAKYQRQLARAIKRARYLALLPYTDNHQ, from the coding sequence ATGGCACGTTTCTTCCGTCGTCGTAAATTCTGCCGTTTCACTGCAGATGGCGTGACCGAAATCGATTACAAAGATGTAGTAACTCTTAAGAACTACGTCACTGAAGCAGGTAAAATTGTACCTAGCCGTATCACTGGTACTCGCGCTAAGTACCAACGTCAGCTAGCTCGCGCTATCAAGCGTGCTCGTTACCTAGCACTACTGCCATACACTGACAACCATCAGTAA
- the rnr gene encoding ribonuclease R: MSKDMSVDPFKDREAEKYENPVPSREHLLEVIKQYSTPVNRDQLFVDLDLQNEDQYEGLRRRLKAMERDGQLIYTRKHCYALPEKLDLTKGYVLGHKDGYGFLRPEGSIGKDNDLMLPAHQMRGLMHGDFVLAQAQGNSKRGRKEGRVVRILEQRNPQIIGRFFVENNTGFVVPDDSRIPQDIMIPQDQRLGARMGNIVVIEVTHRANRQYSASGKVVEVLGEDMAPGMEIDIALRTHDIPHVWPSEVEKQIEQFGEEVPEKAKEGRVDLRDLPLVTIDGEDARDFDDAVYCERKKSGGWRLWVAIADVSYYVRKGTALDHEAVKRGNSVYFPAQVIPMLPEVLSNGLCSLNPQVDRLCMVCEMTISDSGRLSGYKHYEAVMNSHARLTYTKVAKILDGDEELSERYNNVVPHLHQLNSMYKVLKKARAERGAIEFETIETQFIFNAERKIDRIVPVVRNDAHKIIEECMILANVASARFVEKHKEPSLFRVHETPGEQKLVGFRDFLGELGLHLGGGLDPSPKDYAELAGAIQERSDKELIQTMLLRSMKQAVYQADNEGHFGLALKQYAHFTSPIRRYPDLLLHRAIKYLIAKNNDANKDIWTATGGYHYSVDEMDKLGESCSMTERRADDATRDVSDWLKCEYMQDHIGDELEGVIANVTGFGFFVRLNDLHIDGLVHISSLDNDYYQFDPVGQRLIGEASGKVYRLGDTVQVKVLGVNLQDRKIDFEIVGTNRKARGEGKTAKQRAKKGLAESKKDPKSKQERKDVRQQMKEEVSNAARGEKSKKPTTKRKKKVDPNKGKRKSKPSEKRSRNSQK; this comes from the coding sequence ATGTCAAAAGATATGTCCGTTGATCCGTTCAAAGATCGCGAAGCCGAGAAGTATGAAAATCCAGTACCAAGCCGAGAGCATCTACTGGAAGTTATCAAACAGTACTCAACACCGGTTAATCGAGATCAACTATTTGTTGATTTAGATCTGCAAAACGAAGATCAATACGAAGGGTTACGTCGCCGTTTAAAAGCGATGGAACGAGATGGTCAGCTTATTTACACTCGTAAGCACTGCTATGCCCTTCCAGAAAAATTAGATTTAACCAAAGGCTATGTATTAGGCCATAAAGATGGCTACGGCTTCTTACGCCCTGAAGGTAGTATCGGCAAAGATAACGACTTAATGCTACCTGCACACCAAATGCGTGGACTCATGCATGGTGATTTTGTGTTGGCTCAAGCTCAAGGTAATAGCAAGCGTGGTCGCAAAGAGGGGCGTGTTGTTCGTATTTTAGAACAGCGTAACCCTCAAATTATCGGTCGCTTCTTTGTCGAAAATAATACTGGTTTTGTGGTGCCTGATGATTCTCGTATCCCACAAGATATTATGATCCCCCAAGACCAGCGTTTAGGCGCTCGCATGGGCAATATCGTGGTGATTGAGGTGACACATCGCGCTAATCGTCAATACAGTGCATCAGGTAAAGTGGTGGAAGTTCTGGGTGAAGATATGGCACCGGGAATGGAGATTGACATTGCATTACGAACTCATGATATTCCTCATGTCTGGCCTTCTGAGGTTGAAAAACAGATTGAGCAATTTGGTGAAGAAGTGCCTGAGAAAGCCAAAGAAGGACGTGTTGATCTTAGAGATTTGCCTCTTGTCACTATCGATGGTGAAGATGCGCGTGACTTTGATGATGCGGTCTACTGTGAGCGTAAAAAGTCAGGTGGCTGGCGTTTATGGGTCGCGATTGCGGATGTTAGTTACTATGTTCGAAAAGGAACCGCTCTGGATCATGAAGCAGTAAAACGAGGAAACTCTGTTTACTTCCCAGCACAGGTCATTCCAATGTTACCTGAAGTGCTTTCAAATGGGCTCTGTTCATTGAATCCACAAGTTGATCGCCTCTGTATGGTTTGTGAAATGACCATCTCTGATTCAGGCCGTCTATCAGGTTATAAGCATTATGAAGCGGTGATGAACTCTCATGCTCGCTTAACTTATACTAAAGTAGCCAAAATTCTTGATGGTGATGAAGAACTTAGTGAGCGTTATAATAACGTTGTTCCTCATTTACATCAGTTAAACAGCATGTATAAAGTGTTGAAGAAAGCGCGTGCTGAACGCGGTGCAATTGAGTTTGAAACCATTGAAACTCAATTTATTTTTAATGCGGAACGTAAGATTGATCGTATCGTTCCTGTTGTTCGTAATGATGCTCATAAGATCATCGAAGAGTGTATGATTTTAGCCAATGTGGCGTCAGCGCGTTTTGTTGAAAAGCATAAAGAGCCTTCTCTATTCCGTGTCCATGAAACACCAGGCGAGCAGAAGTTAGTTGGATTTAGAGATTTTCTTGGTGAGCTAGGTTTGCACCTTGGTGGTGGTTTAGATCCATCACCAAAAGATTACGCGGAACTTGCGGGTGCAATTCAGGAGCGTAGTGATAAAGAGTTGATTCAAACGATGTTGCTTCGTTCGATGAAGCAAGCGGTCTACCAAGCCGATAATGAAGGTCACTTTGGCTTAGCATTGAAACAATATGCTCACTTTACATCACCAATTCGCCGTTATCCTGACCTGTTATTACACCGTGCGATTAAGTATTTGATCGCTAAAAATAATGATGCGAATAAGGATATTTGGACAGCCACAGGTGGTTACCATTACTCAGTTGATGAGATGGATAAATTAGGTGAATCCTGCTCAATGACTGAACGCCGTGCAGATGATGCAACGCGAGATGTCTCTGATTGGCTAAAATGCGAATATATGCAAGACCATATTGGTGATGAGTTAGAAGGTGTGATTGCTAACGTGACTGGTTTCGGCTTCTTTGTTCGTTTAAATGATCTGCATATTGATGGTTTAGTGCATATCTCGTCACTAGATAATGATTATTACCAGTTTGATCCTGTGGGTCAGCGTCTGATCGGTGAAGCAAGCGGTAAGGTTTATCGTCTAGGTGATACCGTTCAAGTTAAAGTGTTAGGGGTTAACCTACAAGATCGCAAGATTGATTTTGAAATTGTAGGCACGAATCGCAAAGCGCGTGGTGAAGGTAAAACCGCCAAGCAGCGAGCAAAAAAAGGGTTAGCTGAATCAAAAAAAGATCCTAAATCTAAGCAAGAGCGTAAAGACGTTCGTCAACAGATGAAGGAAGAGGTCAGCAATGCTGCTCGTGGTGAAAAGAGTAAAAAGCCAACCACGAAGCGTAAAAAGAAGGTTGACCCTAATAAGGGAAAGCGAAAAAGCAAACCTTCAGAAAAACGAAGCCGTAATAGCCAAAAATAA
- a CDS encoding replicative DNA helicase, producing the protein MADNRTNKIKDAQVEALKMPPHSLEAEQSVLGGLLLDNERWDSVAEKVVASDFYSRPHRLIFESITALLNNSQPLDLITLSEYLEQHEQLTDIGGFAYLADLAKNTPSAANITAYAEIVRERALIRSMISVANEIADAGYEPKGRASEDLLDMAESKIFAIAEQRTSENEGPISVESVLEKTLERIEILYQTPQDGVTGVSTGFNDLNKKTAGLQPSDLIIVAARPSMGKTTFAMNLCENAAMDQEKPVLIFSLEMPADQLMMRILASLSRVDQTKIRTGQLDDEDWARISSSMGLLMNKKNMYIDDSSGLTPTDVRSRARRIAREHGGLSMIMVDYLQLMRVPGMQDNRTLEISEISRSLKALAKELQVPVVALSQLNRSLEQRADKRPINSDLRESGAIEQDADLIMFIYRDEVYNPEGPMKGMAEIIIGKQRNGPIGSVRLTFQGQFSRFDNYAGPAYDEE; encoded by the coding sequence ATGGCCGACAATCGAACAAATAAGATAAAGGACGCTCAAGTTGAAGCGTTGAAAATGCCACCACATTCCTTAGAGGCTGAGCAATCAGTACTCGGCGGCTTATTACTTGATAATGAGCGCTGGGATAGCGTTGCGGAAAAGGTTGTTGCCAGTGACTTTTATAGTCGACCACATCGCCTTATTTTTGAGTCGATTACGGCGCTGTTGAATAATAGTCAGCCTCTCGATCTGATTACACTGTCTGAATACTTGGAGCAACATGAGCAATTAACCGATATCGGTGGTTTTGCTTACCTTGCCGATCTTGCTAAAAACACCCCAAGTGCTGCCAATATTACTGCTTATGCAGAGATAGTTAGGGAGAGAGCATTAATACGTAGCATGATCTCTGTGGCTAATGAAATTGCTGATGCAGGTTATGAACCGAAAGGACGAGCAAGTGAAGATCTGCTCGATATGGCTGAAAGTAAGATTTTTGCGATAGCAGAACAGAGGACTAGTGAGAATGAAGGTCCAATTAGCGTTGAGAGTGTGTTGGAGAAGACGTTAGAACGAATCGAGATCCTTTATCAGACACCACAAGATGGAGTGACTGGCGTTTCAACTGGCTTTAATGACCTGAATAAAAAAACAGCAGGTTTGCAGCCCTCAGATCTGATTATTGTTGCGGCTCGTCCATCGATGGGTAAAACCACTTTTGCGATGAACTTGTGTGAGAATGCGGCGATGGACCAAGAAAAGCCTGTTCTTATCTTCTCTCTCGAGATGCCAGCTGATCAGTTAATGATGCGTATATTAGCGTCACTCTCTCGTGTTGATCAGACGAAGATTCGTACAGGGCAGCTTGATGATGAGGATTGGGCGCGTATCTCTTCATCAATGGGCTTGTTGATGAATAAGAAGAATATGTATATCGATGATAGCTCAGGTCTAACTCCCACTGATGTTCGTTCTCGTGCTCGTCGTATTGCCCGAGAGCATGGTGGATTAAGTATGATCATGGTCGACTATCTTCAGCTGATGAGAGTACCGGGAATGCAAGATAACCGAACTCTAGAGATCTCTGAAATTTCACGCTCATTAAAAGCCTTAGCGAAAGAGTTACAAGTACCGGTTGTTGCACTTTCTCAGCTTAACCGAAGCTTGGAGCAGCGTGCAGATAAACGTCCAATTAACTCAGATTTACGTGAATCTGGTGCGATTGAGCAGGATGCCGACTTAATCATGTTTATCTATCGTGATGAAGTTTATAACCCAGAAGGTCCAATGAAAGGGATGGCTGAAATTATTATAGGTAAGCAGCGTAATGGTCCTATTGGCTCGGTTCGTTTAACTTTCCAAGGTCAGTTCTCTCGTTTTGATAATTATGCAGGACCTGCTTACGACGAAGAGTAA
- the rplI gene encoding 50S ribosomal protein L9: MQVILLDKIGNLGNLGDQVSVKAGYARNFLIPQGKAVMATKANVEMFAERRAELEAKVAKVLSAAQARAEKVNALEAVVITTKSGDEGKLFGSIGTRDIADAITAAGVEVAKSEVRLPEGVLRNTGEFEISVQLHSEVFATVNLNIAAAE; this comes from the coding sequence ATGCAAGTAATTTTGCTTGATAAGATCGGTAACCTAGGTAACTTAGGTGACCAAGTTTCTGTTAAAGCTGGTTATGCTCGTAACTTCTTAATCCCACAGGGTAAAGCAGTTATGGCAACTAAAGCTAACGTTGAAATGTTTGCTGAGCGTCGCGCTGAACTAGAAGCTAAAGTAGCTAAAGTTCTTTCTGCAGCTCAAGCTCGCGCTGAAAAAGTTAACGCATTAGAAGCAGTTGTAATTACAACTAAATCTGGCGACGAAGGTAAACTATTCGGTTCTATCGGTACTCGTGACATCGCTGATGCAATTACTGCAGCTGGCGTTGAAGTTGCGAAGAGCGAAGTTCGTCTTCCTGAAGGCGTTCTACGTAACACTGGTGAATTCGAAATCAGCGTACAACTACACTCTGAAGTATTTGCAACTGTTAATCTTAACATTGCAGCTGCTGAGTAA
- the rpsF gene encoding 30S ribosomal protein S6, giving the protein MRHYEIVFMVHPDQSEQVAGMIERYTGAITEAGGTIHRLEDWGRRQLAYPINKLHKAHYVLLNVEAEQAAIDELETNFRFNDAVLRNMVMRTKAAITEPSPMMKAKDERPARREERAEAPAQSEAAAE; this is encoded by the coding sequence ATGCGTCATTACGAAATCGTATTTATGGTGCACCCTGATCAAAGCGAGCAAGTTGCTGGCATGATCGAGCGTTACACTGGTGCTATCACAGAAGCTGGCGGTACTATCCACCGTCTAGAAGATTGGGGTCGCCGTCAACTGGCTTACCCAATTAACAAGTTGCACAAAGCACACTACGTTCTTCTGAACGTTGAAGCTGAGCAGGCTGCTATTGATGAACTGGAAACTAACTTCCGTTTCAACGATGCTGTTCTACGCAACATGGTTATGCGCACCAAGGCCGCTATCACTGAGCCATCTCCGATGATGAAGGCTAAAGATGAGCGTCCAGCTCGTCGTGAAGAGCGTGCAGAAGCTCCAGCACAGTCTGAAGCAGCAGCAGAGTAA
- the priB gene encoding primosomal replication protein N, with amino-acid sequence MTNRLVISGVIVKPPVRSLSPAGVPHCHLVLEHQSQQWEADLPRQVYCRMQVVFSGQRSQALTQNLVEGSSVKVGGFVAYQTGRNGLNKIVLHADNIENI; translated from the coding sequence ATGACCAATCGATTGGTGATATCTGGCGTTATCGTCAAACCACCAGTTCGAAGCCTTAGCCCCGCGGGAGTGCCTCATTGCCATCTGGTTTTAGAGCATCAATCGCAACAGTGGGAAGCTGATCTACCGAGACAAGTTTATTGTCGTATGCAGGTAGTTTTTAGTGGGCAAAGGTCACAAGCTCTTACACAAAACTTAGTCGAAGGCAGTAGTGTCAAGGTAGGCGGATTTGTCGCTTATCAAACAGGTCGAAATGGCCTGAATAAAATTGTCCTACATGCCGACAACATCGAAAATATTTAG
- a CDS encoding YdiY family protein: protein MKLTIKTPILLAIIAAQSYTTQSQATESQPTLTEDAPTEIESPWGLEVELGYQSQSGNNDSRSINSRLAVDYHHGLFNNSGEFKYYQSKSDGIKDNQRNQFKGQTSYYLTERSRRYLFANIDYLNDRFGSYYKNMTISSGVGFQVLDNDKMGLQLEFGPGFRHQEPNLDEIDDDDLIYPDTVNEGIAKGTAKFSWNIVKNINLDTDLIAVYGESNTSFENGVDITTAVTESFAIKLSNTLRYQTWVPDGLDNKDNTTTINLLYQF from the coding sequence GTGAAGTTAACAATTAAAACACCAATATTACTTGCGATAATTGCCGCTCAAAGTTATACAACGCAAAGTCAAGCGACTGAAAGTCAACCCACACTAACAGAAGATGCACCCACTGAGATTGAATCACCTTGGGGTTTAGAAGTCGAGCTAGGGTATCAATCTCAAAGTGGCAATAATGATAGTCGTTCTATTAACTCTCGCTTAGCGGTGGATTATCATCACGGATTATTCAATAACAGCGGTGAGTTTAAATATTACCAATCTAAAAGTGACGGTATAAAAGACAATCAACGTAATCAATTTAAGGGACAAACCAGTTATTACTTAACTGAAAGGTCAAGACGCTACCTTTTCGCTAACATTGACTACTTAAATGACCGCTTTGGTTCTTATTATAAAAATATGACTATTTCTAGCGGTGTCGGTTTCCAAGTGCTTGATAATGATAAGATGGGATTACAACTTGAATTTGGTCCAGGTTTTCGCCATCAAGAACCAAACTTAGATGAGATTGATGATGATGACTTAATCTATCCAGATACGGTTAATGAAGGGATAGCTAAAGGGACGGCTAAGTTTTCATGGAATATTGTTAAAAATATCAATTTAGATACTGACTTGATTGCCGTTTATGGCGAGAGTAATACCAGCTTTGAAAATGGTGTAGATATCACAACCGCTGTCACCGAATCATTTGCGATTAAGCTTTCAAATACGCTTCGTTACCAAACTTGGGTACCAGATGGGCTTGATAATAAAGACAATACAACAACGATTAATCTATTGTATCAGTTTTAA
- the alr gene encoding alanine racemase yields the protein MKSATAHIDRDALKYNLQRIKEKAPMSQVLAVVKANAYGHGLVQIAEAVEEADGFGVARIEEALSLRAGGVVKPILLLEGFYEPKDLAILVANNIQTVIHCYEQLEALEQAQLSAPVVVWLKVDTGMHRLGILPEQLPEFVQRLDACRNVVEPLRYMSHLGCADELDSSVTVQQCQTFKSLTHGYQGERSLAASAGLLAWPECQFDWVRPGIIMYGVSPFKDNNASDLGFKPVMRLTSSIIAVRNLKKGDKVGYGGVWQSQHDTKIGVIAIGYGDGYPRMAPSGTPVWINGRKVPLAGRVSMDMLTVDLGPNASEKVGDQVTLWGPELPAEEVAEHIGTIAYELVTKLTPRVKMKYINNKN from the coding sequence ATGAAATCAGCAACAGCGCACATTGATCGTGATGCGTTAAAATACAACTTACAACGCATTAAAGAGAAGGCTCCTATGAGTCAAGTTCTTGCTGTTGTAAAAGCCAATGCCTATGGACATGGATTAGTACAAATAGCAGAAGCGGTTGAAGAGGCTGATGGATTTGGTGTCGCACGAATCGAAGAAGCGCTTTCTTTAAGGGCGGGTGGTGTAGTGAAGCCAATTCTTTTATTAGAAGGTTTTTATGAGCCTAAAGACCTTGCGATTCTTGTCGCCAATAATATCCAGACTGTTATTCACTGTTATGAACAGCTTGAAGCGTTAGAACAAGCACAGTTATCTGCCCCAGTTGTTGTCTGGCTAAAGGTTGATACGGGAATGCATCGTTTAGGTATATTACCCGAGCAACTGCCTGAATTTGTACAGCGATTAGACGCCTGTCGAAATGTGGTTGAACCATTACGCTATATGAGCCATTTAGGCTGTGCTGATGAGTTGGATAGTTCGGTAACAGTGCAGCAATGCCAAACCTTTAAAAGCTTAACTCATGGTTATCAAGGTGAGCGTTCACTCGCTGCTTCTGCGGGATTATTAGCTTGGCCGGAGTGTCAGTTTGATTGGGTTCGCCCTGGGATTATTATGTATGGTGTTTCACCATTTAAAGATAATAATGCTTCAGACCTTGGATTTAAGCCAGTTATGCGCTTAACTTCTAGTATCATTGCAGTAAGAAATCTTAAAAAAGGCGATAAAGTTGGCTACGGTGGTGTTTGGCAAAGCCAGCATGATACTAAGATTGGTGTGATTGCGATTGGTTATGGTGATGGCTACCCAAGAATGGCACCTTCAGGCACGCCAGTTTGGATCAATGGTCGCAAAGTCCCTTTAGCGGGTCGAGTTTCGATGGATATGTTGACGGTTGACTTAGGCCCAAATGCGAGTGAAAAAGTGGGTGATCAAGTGACTTTATGGGGACCTGAATTACCAGCTGAAGAGGTAGCGGAGCACATCGGTACTATCGCTTATGAGTTGGTCACTAAACTCACTCCTCGCGTTAAAATGAAATATATAAATAATAAAAATTAA